The proteins below come from a single uncultured Carboxylicivirga sp. genomic window:
- a CDS encoding glycoside hydrolase family protein — MNKSILIIAIATLSITTVLQAQITERKRPDGWDKLVFGGRFMDRFLPMPNLGGMTYETWGANCVIPRDINNGIEEDEWSYWGGNIRLAEDGKYHLFVCRWPENSPRGHMEWGNSDVVHAVSDNSYGPFKVVQEIGKGHNPEWYVTNNGKYVIYVIGGYYISDDINGPWERKEFEFDTRDRNIIEGLSNLTFAKREDGSFLMICRGGGVWVSEDGISAWKQVTDSRVYPPVDGRFEDPLIWKTNVQYHLIVNDWLGRIAWYLRSKDGIHWKVDSGEAYLPGIAHYTDGTKEDWFKYERIKVMQDKYGRATQANFAVIDTLKYMDLPNDNHSSKLITIPLTVGKLLTIQNKKPITSKTKEIKVLIKAEEGFDPNTDINIESLRFGAPEEVDMGMGCKLKNMQQVDNGAILTFDGEGNGFTNDNFAGKLLGKDTKGNLLFGYSRLPGVNYMNAALSARIPVCDEAGMRVDVENFGQVTSAKAKVQVFLSDGEKMIEVAAGKFSALKPFERKTIELKIKSQQKEDDQFKYLVIINKGKKDEVTFSTKSAANSPEE, encoded by the coding sequence ATGAACAAATCCATCCTCATCATTGCAATCGCTACCTTATCTATAACTACTGTTTTACAGGCTCAGATTACCGAACGTAAACGTCCTGATGGATGGGATAAACTGGTATTTGGTGGCCGATTTATGGATCGCTTTCTTCCAATGCCCAACTTAGGTGGAATGACATACGAAACCTGGGGAGCCAATTGTGTAATACCACGTGATATTAATAATGGAATTGAAGAAGACGAATGGAGTTATTGGGGTGGCAATATTCGATTAGCTGAAGATGGGAAATACCATTTATTTGTTTGCCGATGGCCTGAAAATTCCCCTCGAGGTCATATGGAATGGGGAAACTCAGATGTTGTTCATGCTGTTTCAGATAATTCATACGGTCCTTTTAAGGTTGTTCAGGAAATTGGCAAAGGTCACAATCCAGAATGGTATGTTACCAACAACGGTAAATATGTAATTTACGTAATCGGCGGATATTACATTTCGGATGATATCAATGGTCCGTGGGAGCGAAAAGAATTTGAATTTGATACTCGCGATCGTAATATAATTGAAGGGCTCTCAAACCTGACTTTTGCCAAACGCGAAGACGGTTCATTCCTTATGATTTGTCGTGGTGGCGGTGTATGGGTAAGTGAAGATGGTATTTCGGCCTGGAAGCAAGTTACCGATTCAAGAGTATATCCACCGGTTGATGGCCGTTTTGAAGATCCTCTAATCTGGAAAACCAATGTGCAGTATCATTTAATTGTAAACGACTGGTTAGGACGTATAGCATGGTACCTGCGCTCAAAGGATGGTATTCATTGGAAAGTGGATTCGGGCGAGGCTTACCTACCGGGCATTGCCCATTATACAGATGGTACAAAGGAAGATTGGTTTAAATACGAACGTATTAAAGTAATGCAAGACAAATACGGACGGGCAACACAAGCTAACTTTGCGGTGATCGATACCTTAAAATACATGGATCTTCCTAATGATAATCACAGTTCCAAACTCATTACTATCCCTTTAACGGTGGGTAAATTATTAACCATTCAAAACAAAAAACCAATCACTTCCAAAACTAAAGAAATAAAGGTTCTGATTAAGGCTGAGGAAGGATTTGATCCGAATACTGATATAAATATCGAATCATTACGCTTTGGCGCTCCTGAGGAAGTTGATATGGGTATGGGATGTAAGTTAAAAAACATGCAACAGGTTGATAACGGAGCTATCCTTACTTTTGATGGCGAAGGGAATGGCTTTACCAATGATAATTTTGCCGGAAAGCTTTTGGGTAAAGATACCAAAGGGAATCTTTTATTCGGATATAGCCGTTTGCCAGGAGTAAATTATATGAACGCAGCCCTATCTGCACGAATACCTGTTTGTGATGAAGCTGGAATGCGAGTAGATGTAGAGAATTTCGGCCAAGTAACTTCAGCCAAAGCAAAGGTGCAGGTCTTTTTGTCTGATGGTGAAAAGATGATTGAAGTTGCAGCAGGAAAATTCTCTGCTCTGAAACCTTTCGAACGCAAAACTATTGAACTAAAAATAAAAAGCCAGCAAAAAGAAGATGATCAATTCAAGTATCTGGTGATTATCAATAAAGGTAAGAAGGATGAAGTTACTTTTAGCACGAAGTCAGCAGCAAATAGTCCGGAGGAATAA